From the genome of Kiritimatiellales bacterium:
GATTTTCAAAATCATTAACGACCGCGCTGAGGATTTTTGATTTTTATCCTGCAAAATTCTGCGCATCCGGTCTAATAATAAAATTATGAAACTGGTTATTGCAACACGCAATAGACATAAGCTGGAAGAAATTCGCGCGATATTTAATTTTGCATCGGGTGATATCGGGTCGGCGCTCGATTTCCCGGAAATTCCAGACACGGTTGAAAACGGCGGTACGCTTGAAGCCAATGCGGTTAAAAAAGCGACAGAAATGTGTATGGCCACCGGAATTCCGGCACTCGCCGATGATTCCGGCTTGGAAGTCGAGGCCCTGAACGGCGCACCGGGGGTTTATTCTGCGCGCTGGGCCGGAGAAAACTGTTCATACGACGACAATAATACAAAACTTTTGCGTGAACTGGCCGGCAAAGAAAACCGGTGTGCGCGGTTTCGAACGGTACTGGCGCTTGTTCGCCTCGGAGCTCCGCCGCAGACAGTCGAAGGATCGGTCCGGGGAGTAATTATTCACAAGCGGCGCGGAGAACACGGTTTTGGTTATGATCCGCTGTTTGTGCCGGACGGTTATACGCAAACATTTGCCGAACTTCCGCCAGAAATTAAAAACCGGATTTCTCACCGCGCCTGTGCGCTTGCTGCGGCTGTAAATGCCTGGGGAGAATTTTTGGGAAAATAATCCTGATTAATGGATATTCGCTCAACACACTCACAGCATATAATTCAGCGTATCCGTATGCAACAGAGTTTTTGCGCTGGGAATTGATCGCGGGTGTATTTTTAACACTCAGCGCTCCGGACTGCCGTTATAAATCGCTTGAGAAGCTCGGCATTAAGCTTCCCGCTGCTCCGGACGCCCAAACAGATATCAACGCCAAACGGATGTACAATATTTATGGCATCCGCAACATTTTCCGGCGTCAACCCTCCGGCAAGAAACACCGGCCTTCCAACGCATTCGCAAATTTTCCGGCTGATCTCCCAGTTATGCCGTTGTCCTGTTCCGCCGAGCGTCCTGATTTTTGCCGCCGGATTTCCAGAATCAAGCAGAATGCCATCGACAGTTTCTGATGCCTGTCTGGCCTCGTTAATAGCACGTTCATTACAAACGTGAATTACCTGTACCAGCCGTACATTCGGCAGCGCCTTCCGTAATTGGCGGCGAGTGTCGGCGCTGACGGAATCGACCAGTTGCAAAACATCCGCTCCGGTATTCATCGCCTGTTTGATAATTTTTGGTGTATCAATCCGGCTGCTCAGAAGAAACCGGGAAATACCGGACGGAACCGTTTTTGAAATTCCGGTAATTTGTTTTTCACTAATCACGCCAGTACCCGAAGGCATTGCCGACACAAAACCCAGCGCTGAAGCCCCGGCATGAACTGCCAAAACCGCGTCATTTTTTGTCGAGAGCGTATTCAGAAAAATTATAGCCACAAAAAACACAAAAAAACACAAAAGTGTAATGTATCGCAGGCATCTTTGCCTGCCTTGGGAAATCCGCAGATAACGCAGATGAACGCAGATGTTTAAACCACGGGATACACAACACACACGGAAGTTTTGCAGAAAGCATCAGGTATTCAGGGATTAGCAGAGAGGCAGAGCAGTAGACGCGGCGCCCTCGCCGCGTTCCGTGTTCAGGGTTTTCAGTTTACAGTTGAGAGTTGAAAAGTTCTCAGTGCGCTCTGCGGTTTATCAATCAGTTCGGTCCATAATTATTTGGTGATTTTTGCGCGTTTTTGCGGCTATACATTAATTTAAAATGCTCGAGATACAACAAATTTTAATTCGAATTTTCATTTTTTAGTAAAAATTAATCATTTTTATAAAAAACCGCCAGCCAGACCGTCCGGGCATCTTGTGCAGTTTTTTCGACGTGATGCCGGCATCGCGCCGGAATATTCAGTGTGTCGCCGGAAGTTAAATCAACTATGCGTCCGTCTTCGAATCGCAGTTGCGCCGATCCTTCCAGCATCAGTATCCATTCCCCTTCCCGCTGGTCGTACCAGAATCCGTCCGCCGATTTTTGTCCGAATGAAACGATGCGTTCAATCCGCACGTTTTCATTTGAAAACAATTCTGTGAAAAGTTCCTCCGGCTCATGCGCCGGAATTTGATCAAACAGGTTCATAACCCCATTAAACCACGAACCTTCGCTGATTCACATTAATTTCCTGTTCCGGCTTTAGTTTAATTAGTGGATATTAGTGAGAATTAGTGGTTAATAAGAAAATGAATTGTACTTTTGATGTAATCGTTGCAGGCGGCGGACACGCCGGGTGTGAAGCAGCACTGGCGGCTGCGCGCCTCGGCGTAAAAACGCTGCTGATCAGCCTGGACAAACGGATGATCGGACGAATGTCCTGTAATCCGTCAATTGGCGGCATTGCTAAATCACACATAGTAAAAGAGTTAGATTCATTAGGCGGAGAACAGGCACGCAATACGGATTACACCGGAATTCAGTTTCGTACGCTCAATACCCGTAAAGGTCCGGCGGTGCAGGCATTCCGCGCACAGAGCGATAAAGACACCTTCCCAGCCCGCCTGCAAGCAGTTTTAATGCAGCAGACAAATCTTAGCATTCTGGAAGCATCCGCTGCCGGCATCTGGACAGAATCGGGTATACTGAAAGGCATAGAGCTGGATAACCGAGAAAAGATTGCCGGGAAAACTGTTATTCTGACATCCGGTACATTTATGTGCGGGCGCATACTGATCGGGCAGCAGGTGATCAGTGAAGGTCGCTGGGGAGAAAAATCGGTAGACGCCCTCTCCGCTTCATTGCAAT
Proteins encoded in this window:
- the rdgB gene encoding RdgB/HAM1 family non-canonical purine NTP pyrophosphatase; this encodes MKLVIATRNRHKLEEIRAIFNFASGDIGSALDFPEIPDTVENGGTLEANAVKKATEMCMATGIPALADDSGLEVEALNGAPGVYSARWAGENCSYDDNNTKLLRELAGKENRCARFRTVLALVRLGAPPQTVEGSVRGVIIHKRRGEHGFGYDPLFVPDGYTQTFAELPPEIKNRISHRACALAAAVNAWGEFLGK
- a CDS encoding phosphoribosylanthranilate isomerase, whose amino-acid sequence is MAIIFLNTLSTKNDAVLAVHAGASALGFVSAMPSGTGVISEKQITGISKTVPSGISRFLLSSRIDTPKIIKQAMNTGADVLQLVDSVSADTRRQLRKALPNVRLVQVIHVCNERAINEARQASETVDGILLDSGNPAAKIRTLGGTGQRHNWEISRKICECVGRPVFLAGGLTPENVADAINIVHPFGVDICLGVRSSGKLNAELLKRFITAVRSAEC
- a CDS encoding cupin domain-containing protein, which translates into the protein MNLFDQIPAHEPEELFTELFSNENVRIERIVSFGQKSADGFWYDQREGEWILMLEGSAQLRFEDGRIVDLTSGDTLNIPARCRHHVEKTAQDARTVWLAVFYKND